The proteins below come from a single Candidatus Palauibacter polyketidifaciens genomic window:
- a CDS encoding RidA family protein, which yields MQTGPVHTDHAPAAVGPYSQGYWAGELFYSAGQVGLVPSTGQLVGADVVSQAERVMTNLAAVLDEAGLAFGDVVKTTIFLADMGDFGVVNEVYARHFEPPYPARSTVAVGALPLGARVEIEVIGRARPAT from the coding sequence ATGCAGACCGGACCGGTCCACACCGACCATGCACCCGCCGCCGTCGGCCCCTACTCCCAGGGATATTGGGCCGGCGAGCTGTTTTATTCCGCAGGACAGGTGGGGTTGGTGCCGTCCACCGGTCAGCTGGTGGGCGCCGACGTCGTCTCCCAGGCGGAGCGGGTGATGACGAACCTGGCGGCCGTGCTGGACGAGGCGGGGCTCGCCTTCGGAGACGTCGTGAAGACGACGATCTTCCTTGCGGACATGGGCGACTTCGGTGTCGTGAACGAGGTCTACGCCCGCCACTTCGAGCCTCCCTACCCCGCGCGCTCGACCGTCGCCGTGGGCGCGCTGCCCCTGGGGGCCCGCGTCGAGATCGAGGTGATCGGCCGGGCCCGGCCGGCCACCTGA